The stretch of DNA AGTAATTGACATCCCATTTACGGTTGGCGGTGGGGTAAAGACACTTCAGCATGCTCGAGACATTTTGCTTTGCGGTGCAGACAAGGTGGCAATCAACACTGGCGCTGTAAAAAACCCGCAAATCCTCACAGAACTAATGGATCTATTTGGCAGACAGTGTGTTGTGGTAGCAATTGATGCCAAAAGAAACTACAACATTTCAAATGGAAAAAATATCTTCTCTGATGGTGCCAAGAACTTCTGGTTTGAGGTCTTTATCTATGGCGGCAAAAAAGAGACAGGCCTTGATGCAATCGAGTGGGCAAAGACAGCACAAAAACTAGGCGCAGGAGAAATTCTTCTTACCAGTATAGACAGAGACGGAACAAAGGATGGCTATGATTTGACACTCACAAAGGCAATAGTTGATGCTGTAAACATACCTGTTATTGCATCTGGAGGATGTGGAGAGCCGCGACACATGTTGGATGTTTTTAAAAACACTGATGTGGACGCAGCACTTGCGGCATCAATATTTCACTATGAGACACATTCTGTGGATAGAGTCAAGGAGTATCTCAAAGAAAACAACACTAATGTAAGATTATAAGGAAAAACCATACTCTAGAATCATGCAAAAAACCATTGATGATCTGGATTTTACAAAAGGTGACGGCCTAATCCCAGTCATAGTTCAGGATGCAAACACAAAGGAAGTGCTCACACTTGCCTATACCAACAAGGAATCTCTCTCATTGACACAAAAAACAGGTAATTCATGGTTTTGGAGTAGATCCAGAAACAAACTATGGATGAAGGGTGAAGAGTCTGGCAATGTGCAAAAGGTAAAAGAAATTCTAATTGACTGCGACTCTGATGCCGTTGTGTATTTGGTAGAGCCGACAGGGCCTGCGTGCCATACTGGGGAGCGCGTCTGTTTTCATAATAAGTTAGACTAGCAGACTCTCTGGAAATTTCCTTGTTCTTCTGGGATTGTATCGTTTAGTATTCTGAATCTTAATGGGTCATACTGCGTTCCCTGAAATACGACAGTCCAATCCCCTATTATGTCGTCTGTGCTGCAAATGTTGCGGGCCTTGGACACTGATGGCTTGAAATACTGATTAAAGCCTGACTTTTGTGCACCGTCAAACGGTATTACGATGTATTTTGTAGTTCCGTTTGGCAGTACAAATACTGCATTACCTACATCCATTGCTGTTAGTCCTTCTACTGCAAGAAAGATGTTTTCGCCTATTCTGTATTCGTGCTTGTTTACTGCAAATGGGCCTGATCTATGCCAATTTTTGAACTCACTTTCTTTTTTTGGAGTAGATACATCAATTGGGCCGACAAAAGATATTATTGCAATTATCGAAACGGCCAGCGCCGCGATCAATCCTAGCCCAATTAACTTTCCGTTCAACTTTTTCTTAGTCTGGAAAATCAGGTAAAAACCTTATGAACGATTTATACTGTGATTTTCCTACTTAAATTTTTAACCCAATAAATTAAGTATCACTAAACTTGATATTAGGACATTTTAACTAGACAATAAACTCGGTTTTTCTTATGACAAAAATATCGCTACAATGCAGAGAATGCAAAAAAGAATACGAATCCACATTCAAGTATATTTGCGAAGAGTGCTTTGGACCACTGGATGTCAAGTATGACTTTCCAAATATTTCAAAAAATACATTTTCTGGAAGGGAACACACCTACTGGCGATACTTTGAGCTCTTACCAATCCAAAACAAGGCAAACATTGTAAGCATTAGTGCCGGAATGACGCCTCTAATCAAAGCAGAAAAGCTAGGAGAAAAACTCGGACTCAACAACTTATACATAAAAAATGACTCTGTAAATCCGACATTTTCATTCAAGGACAGACCTGCAGGAATTGCAGTATCCAAGGCAAAGGAATTTGGCCTGTCTGCGGTTGGCTGCGCATCAACTGGAAATCTGGCATCAGCTACTGCGGCACATGCAGCAAAGGGGGGATTTCCGTGCTATGTGTTTGCGCCAAGCGATATTGAACACGCAAAAATAGCCCAGGCGCTTGCGTATGGCTCCAAATTCATTGCAGTTGACGGCACATATGATGACGCAAACAGAATTGCTGCTCAAATTGGTGACAGCAAGGGAATCGGGATTGTCAACATCAACATGAGATCATACTATGTGGAAGGATCAAAAACACTGGCATATGAGGTAGCAGAACAGCTTGATTGGAATGTTCCGGATCAGCTTATCGTTCCAGTAGGTAGCGGTGCAATGCTCAATGCCATATGCAAGGGATTTGAGGAATTGCAAAGCGTATCTTTGTTGAATAATGTATCGAACATGCACATGATTGCGGCCCAACCACATGGATGTGCGCCTGTAGTTGACGCATTCAAAAATGGTTCTGCCGAAGTAATCCCTGTAGAAAATCCTGACACTATAGCAAAAAGCCTTGCAATAGGAGATCCTGGAGATGGGCGCTATGTGCTAAAACGACTAAAGCAGTACAATGGTTATGCCGAAGAATCAAACAACAAGGAAATTCTTGATGCTATCCTGCTTTTGGCGCAAACAGAAGGCATATTCACAGAGCCTGCAGGCGGTGTGTCTGTTGCAGTGCTCAAGAAAATGATTGATGATGGAAAAATTGACAAAAATGACATTACAGTGTGCTATGTTACTGGAAACGGCCTCAAGACAACCGAATCAATCATGGAAGTGCTGGCAAAGCCGCAAGTGTTGCCAGCGGATATTGCAAAAATTGCAGCGGTGGTGAACTAGTTGCCAAACATTACATTCACAATACCATCTGTCCTAAACAAGGGTGGCGGGGAGAAAAAACTCTCGATAATAGCAGACTCTCTTTTGGATTCCTTTAACAAAGCATCTGATAACATGGGAGATGATTTCAAACGACGAGTTCTAAACGACGACGGTACGCCGCGCTCTCTGATTAACATCTATGTTAACGGAAAAAACGCCCGATTCTCAGGCGGAATGAATACTGTATTAAAAGACGGAGACGAAGTATACATCCTCCCTGCAGTGGCAGGCGGCTCTGAATTATCCAGCAAAGAAATCGACAGATATTCCAGACAGATAATGCTGGAAGAAATTGGTTATCAGGGACAGCTAAAACTGCGTTCTGCAAAAATCTGTGTAGTCGGAGTTGGCGGCCTTGGCAATCCGATTACAACCAGGCTTGTCGCAATGGGTGTTGGCAAACTTCGAATCATAGACAGGGATGTCATAGAGTTATCAAATCTGCACAGACAGACAATGTTTGACGAGTCTGACGTGGGCCAAGTCAAAGTCGAAGTTGCTGCAAAAAAACTCAAAAAACTAAACCCTGATGTGGAAATTGAATCCCTTCCAATCTCAATTAATGATTATACTGCTATAGACGCAGTTGAAGGATGCGATGTTGTAATTGATGCACTAGATAGCGTCAATGCAAGATATGCGCTAAACAAGGCGTGTGTTGAAAAAAGCATTCCGTTTGTGACTGGTGCAGCAGTGGGTGTGTCTGGACAGGCATTTACTATTATTCCTGGGAAAAGCGCGTGCTATTCATGCATGTTTCCGGCACTGGATGAGGATTCAATGCCTACATGTAGCATTGAGGGTGTGCATCCGTCGATTCTTTCCATAGTTGGAGGAATCGAGGTAGCAGAGGCAGTCAAGATAATTCTTGGCAAGAATCCAAGTCTTTCTGACAAGATACTGCACATTGATCTTGAAACCCTGGACTTTACCATGACTAGGACGTTTAGGGCAGAAGAATGCCCCGTCTGCGGCAACGGCAAAGCAGAATCTGCGCCAAAACAGGATCTGATAATTGAGGAACTCTGCGGCAGAAACAGAGGAAAGCGAACCTTTTCCATTACTCCTACACAGAAATTCGAAATAGATGTTGACAAGATCACAAATCTTGCAAAATCCCTAGAGTTTAGAATTGAGAACCAGGGCGATCTCGGGCTGTCCATGAGGACAAACGATCTGTCTGTGAACTTTATGAAAAGGGGCTCTGCGGTAATAGTCGGACCCAAGGATGAAAACGACGCTGTCCTATTGTACAGGCAGCTCCTAAGCAAAAAGGAAACAATACCCAACTAGTCCTGCTGGGGTTTCTTACGATATCTGTTTGGAGCCTTTAGTGTGTGCGTTGCAAGTGGAACTTTTATGATCAAATTTTTATATCATGTTGGTACCTTATAATAACGTATGAGTACGGTACCTAGCTCATCACATGACGCCGAGCTCACCCAGGAAAAAATCCGCGCAATCCGCAGGAAAATAGAGCGGCGCAATTCTGTCTTTTCTGACAAGAGATTTCTTGACTCGCTGTTTTTGCCCTCAAGTGTCATTGGAAGAGAAAAGCAGACGGAATCGATACTAGAGTTTGTAATGAGTGTGCGCGACGGCCTCGTAGTTCCGTTTGTATCCGTATATGGAAGAAGCGGCTCTGGCAAGTCCACTGTAGTCAAGTTTGTGTGCCAGAATCTCTCTGATCTGGCAGAGTACACGTTTGTCAATCTGCGCAAATCACGAACCGTCTTTGGATGCGCAAGCCTCATCCTGTCTGAGCTTGGAGGGGAGACGCCGCACCAGGGTGCCGGCATAAACAGAGTAATAGAAGGAATCGAGAAAAAAATCACCACCGCGCTGGATCTTTCAAAAAAGAACCTCTTTGTTCTGGTGCTTGATGAATATGATGCGATATTTTCTGATAGCCGTGGCAAGCCGTCTGATTTTGTCTACAAGCTTTTGACATTGGAAGAGGAGATGCGCGAACGCGGCCTGTTCTTGTGCGTGATTGGAATATCAAACAACGCGCTGTCGCAATACGAACTTGATGATCGCGTAAAGTCCAGAATGGGCAGCTCAGAAGTATTCTTTGAGCCGTATTCCAAGGATGACGTGCTTGGGATTATTTCGGATAGGGCCAAAAAGGCGTTTGCAGTTAAAATCGAAAAAGAGGTATTGGAATATTGCGCAACTCTGAGCTCAGACGATCACGGCGATGCACGTCGTGCACTCGACCTGCTACGGGTAGCGGGGGAGATGTGTGATGGAAAAAAGATCACAGTACAAAACATTGACTCTGCGCAGCAAAAAATAACAAAGGATCGTATATCAATTATTGTATCCAGCTCATCGTATCATTCCAGAGTTTTAATTGCCGCAATATGCTCAAATGCGCTTTCTTCTGGACACCCGTGGACTAGCACCTCTGAGATACACAAAAAATACCTCAAAACTATCTCCTCTGATAAAAAACCACTATCGTATCGCAGAATTGTGGACCTGCTGGTGGAAATTGAGAACTCTGGGCTAGTCGAGTCCCGCACCATATCTCGCGGAAGATACGGATATGGAAACGAGTACAAGCTCAGGACGTCTCCTGATCTGATCGGGCCTATTGTATCTGAGGAATGGTGGAACAGTCAGGTCGATCTCAAGGTGAGAAGGGATGCGGTGGAAGATTTGAAAAAGCAGATTGAGACAAGATCCAAAAACAATCCGTTTAGGAGCGTTTACAAAAATATGATGAAGGCAGATGCACTAATGAAAAAATATGGAAAATAGGGGAATTTTTTGCATATAATACAAACGGGCTGGTAACTGCCTGGCAAAAACTGCAAAATTTACATAATGCGATCAAATTAATGGATCGGGCTTTACTCGTGCGTGAAATTCTTACAAAAAACCCGTCAATTGTGGACAAATTGTCCATTAGTCTTATATACTAAATTTTGAACGGAAAGTCAATAACATGAACAACGAGATAGGACGTAAATTAACTAGTCTTACATTAATGACAATTATGCTAGCCGCTGGCTTCTCTGCATTTGCTCCAAGCACAATGCCAGAAGCAGCAGCAGCAAATGCTAACTTGTTTGTATCAGCTGAAAACTCTCAATTCCAAAACTACTTTGCAGGACCAATGGTCATCGAAGTAGTCGTAATTGATAGTGATATCAAAGATACTGACAAAGGCAAAGGTGAACCTGATGTTACCGTTAACGGTAACAAACTGAGAATGGCACAGGCAACTGATGGTAACTGGTATGGTTACTTCGCAGACCGTGCGCAAGCACAGAAAGCAGACGCAACACAGACAGCTCCAGGTACAAACGGTGCAACCACCGGATTAGACTTTGGTGCCTTCTGTAGTGCAGCAAGTGCTGGCGCTTCAATCGGTCCATCATTTACTCAAACAGTAGGTGTTGCCCTTGCACGTGCTCCAGCAGGAGCTACACAAGGTGAGGCCACACTAGGAACCTGTACTGGAACAGTACACAGCAATGCATTAGAAAATAATGTAGTTAGAGAGAACAAAACCCTTAACCGCGCTGGCACGACAGGTGTCACCGTCGGTCAAATCGGTGTACTTCAATCTAATTTCTGGCCATTCATCCAATTATACAACTTTAACCCAACAGGTAATGTTGTAGTACAGTACAACAAAGGTGGCGGTGTTCAAAGCACCACATTAAAGTTTGATACTGTAGACCAATTTGCAAAATTGGACTTGGATAGATCATCTTACCCAAGAGGAGCTCAAGTTCAGGCAACAATCACCGATCTACAGCTAAACATAGATCCAACAGATGAAGATTCTTGGACATTCCAAACATTAGGTACAAATGCAAGTACATACTACTCTGTCTTCACAGAAGATGGTGCATTTGACAACTCTACAGCACGTATCTCACTAGCATTAACCGGTAACTTGACCGGATTGATGTTTGAAGATAACGGCGTATTGTTACTTAACAAGAATGCCCAAAGTGCGTCAAACAACATCTTACTCATACAAGATAATGCTGATTCAATATTATCTGGTGATGACGGCGTTGTCCAGACCACAGTTCAAACTCTAAACTCAGCAAGCCAACCAGTCACAATTACCGAAACTGCACCAAACACTGGTGTGTTCGGTACTTATGATGA from Candidatus Nitrosotenuis aquarius encodes:
- the hisF gene encoding imidazole glycerol phosphate synthase subunit HisF, encoding MTLTKRIIPCLDVANGRVVKGLNFESIKDAGDPVQLAQKYSNEGADELVFLDITASQEQRETIRSLVSKVAQVIDIPFTVGGGVKTLQHARDILLCGADKVAINTGAVKNPQILTELMDLFGRQCVVVAIDAKRNYNISNGKNIFSDGAKNFWFEVFIYGGKKETGLDAIEWAKTAQKLGAGEILLTSIDRDGTKDGYDLTLTKAIVDAVNIPVIASGGCGEPRHMLDVFKNTDVDAALAASIFHYETHSVDRVKEYLKENNTNVRL
- the hisI gene encoding phosphoribosyl-AMP cyclohydrolase; its protein translation is MQKTIDDLDFTKGDGLIPVIVQDANTKEVLTLAYTNKESLSLTQKTGNSWFWSRSRNKLWMKGEESGNVQKVKEILIDCDSDAVVYLVEPTGPACHTGERVCFHNKLD
- the thrC gene encoding threonine synthase, which gives rise to MTKISLQCRECKKEYESTFKYICEECFGPLDVKYDFPNISKNTFSGREHTYWRYFELLPIQNKANIVSISAGMTPLIKAEKLGEKLGLNNLYIKNDSVNPTFSFKDRPAGIAVSKAKEFGLSAVGCASTGNLASATAAHAAKGGFPCYVFAPSDIEHAKIAQALAYGSKFIAVDGTYDDANRIAAQIGDSKGIGIVNINMRSYYVEGSKTLAYEVAEQLDWNVPDQLIVPVGSGAMLNAICKGFEELQSVSLLNNVSNMHMIAAQPHGCAPVVDAFKNGSAEVIPVENPDTIAKSLAIGDPGDGRYVLKRLKQYNGYAEESNNKEILDAILLLAQTEGIFTEPAGGVSVAVLKKMIDDGKIDKNDITVCYVTGNGLKTTESIMEVLAKPQVLPADIAKIAAVVN
- a CDS encoding ThiF family adenylyltransferase; its protein translation is MPNITFTIPSVLNKGGGEKKLSIIADSLLDSFNKASDNMGDDFKRRVLNDDGTPRSLINIYVNGKNARFSGGMNTVLKDGDEVYILPAVAGGSELSSKEIDRYSRQIMLEEIGYQGQLKLRSAKICVVGVGGLGNPITTRLVAMGVGKLRIIDRDVIELSNLHRQTMFDESDVGQVKVEVAAKKLKKLNPDVEIESLPISINDYTAIDAVEGCDVVIDALDSVNARYALNKACVEKSIPFVTGAAVGVSGQAFTIIPGKSACYSCMFPALDEDSMPTCSIEGVHPSILSIVGGIEVAEAVKIILGKNPSLSDKILHIDLETLDFTMTRTFRAEECPVCGNGKAESAPKQDLIIEELCGRNRGKRTFSITPTQKFEIDVDKITNLAKSLEFRIENQGDLGLSMRTNDLSVNFMKRGSAVIVGPKDENDAVLLYRQLLSKKETIPN
- a CDS encoding Cdc6/Cdc18 family protein — encoded protein: MSTVPSSSHDAELTQEKIRAIRRKIERRNSVFSDKRFLDSLFLPSSVIGREKQTESILEFVMSVRDGLVVPFVSVYGRSGSGKSTVVKFVCQNLSDLAEYTFVNLRKSRTVFGCASLILSELGGETPHQGAGINRVIEGIEKKITTALDLSKKNLFVLVLDEYDAIFSDSRGKPSDFVYKLLTLEEEMRERGLFLCVIGISNNALSQYELDDRVKSRMGSSEVFFEPYSKDDVLGIISDRAKKAFAVKIEKEVLEYCATLSSDDHGDARRALDLLRVAGEMCDGKKITVQNIDSAQQKITKDRISIIVSSSSYHSRVLIAAICSNALSSGHPWTSTSEIHKKYLKTISSDKKPLSYRRIVDLLVEIENSGLVESRTISRGRYGYGNEYKLRTSPDLIGPIVSEEWWNSQVDLKVRRDAVEDLKKQIETRSKNNPFRSVYKNMMKADALMKKYGK